A genomic window from Pseudonocardia broussonetiae includes:
- a CDS encoding putative immunity protein: protein MDLGADDLRAVSAFAAICAEEVLGLFEADRPDDPRPAAAVATAWEFARGGRRGKALRDAAWAAMRAAQESASEAADAAARSAMAAAGAAYLHPLPNATQVKHVLGAAAFAARALELAAGDDPAVGAAHLAEVSGRVGPEVVEVLLRYPPAPAGGGRVGELTRLLDTALRP from the coding sequence GTGGACCTGGGCGCCGACGACCTCCGCGCGGTGAGCGCGTTCGCGGCGATCTGCGCGGAGGAGGTGCTCGGGCTGTTCGAAGCCGACCGCCCCGACGACCCGCGGCCCGCCGCCGCGGTCGCCACGGCGTGGGAGTTCGCCCGCGGTGGCCGGCGCGGGAAGGCCCTGCGCGACGCGGCGTGGGCGGCGATGCGGGCGGCTCAGGAGAGCGCATCGGAGGCCGCCGACGCGGCGGCCCGGTCGGCGATGGCGGCGGCGGGCGCCGCCTACCTCCACCCCCTGCCGAACGCCACGCAGGTCAAGCACGTGCTCGGGGCGGCCGCGTTCGCGGCGCGGGCTCTCGAACTGGCGGCCGGCGACGACCCCGCCGTCGGGGCCGCACACCTCGCGGAGGTGTCGGGGCGGGTGGGGCCGGAGGTGGTGGAGGTCCTGCTGCGCTACCCACCCGCTCCAGCCGGTGGGGGGAGGGTGGGCGAACTGACCCGCCTGCTCGACACCGCCCTCCGCCCCTGA
- a CDS encoding ZIP family metal transporter → MPTWLAAGLWGLVGGGALVLGAAIAWWVRVPRAVIAGIMAFGAGVLISALAFELVDEAVRLGGALPTVLGFLAGAVVYVAANTALDRRGARHRKRSGGQQPSEAESSGSGAAIAVGALLDGIPESVVLGVGLLAGGAVSPAVLAAVVISNVPEGLSSAAGMKQAGRSARYVFGVWTGIAVLSGLAAMIGYLALDGVSPAVIATITAVAAGAVLAMVADTMIPEAFERTHVLTGLITAVGFLTALVVHLAA, encoded by the coding sequence GTGCCCACCTGGCTCGCGGCGGGGCTGTGGGGCCTGGTCGGCGGCGGCGCGCTGGTGCTGGGCGCCGCCATCGCCTGGTGGGTGCGGGTCCCCCGCGCCGTCATCGCGGGGATCATGGCGTTCGGCGCCGGGGTGCTGATCTCGGCGCTCGCGTTCGAGCTGGTCGACGAGGCGGTCCGGCTGGGCGGCGCACTGCCGACCGTGCTTGGCTTCCTCGCCGGTGCCGTCGTCTACGTGGCCGCGAACACCGCCCTCGACCGGCGCGGCGCCCGCCACCGCAAGCGATCCGGCGGGCAGCAGCCCTCGGAGGCGGAGAGCTCGGGCAGCGGTGCGGCGATCGCGGTCGGCGCACTGCTGGACGGCATCCCGGAGTCGGTGGTGCTCGGCGTCGGGCTGCTGGCGGGGGGCGCGGTCAGCCCGGCCGTGCTGGCGGCCGTCGTCATCTCCAACGTGCCGGAGGGCCTCTCCAGCGCGGCGGGGATGAAGCAGGCCGGACGCAGCGCCCGCTACGTCTTCGGCGTGTGGACCGGCATCGCCGTGCTCAGCGGGCTCGCCGCGATGATCGGGTACCTCGCCCTCGACGGTGTCTCCCCCGCCGTCATCGCGACGATCACCGCGGTGGCGGCGGGGGCCGTGCTCGCGATGGTCGCCGACACGATGATCCCGGAGGCGTTCGAGCGGACGCACGTGCTGACCGGCCTCATCACCGCGGTCGGCTTCCTCACCGCGCTCGTCGTGCACCTGGCGGCGTGA
- a CDS encoding DUF6319 family protein, translated as MTVPHALTEPDVVELRRETAASGPVTVWFTEAAVGVPVGGSAKVVAVGEAGEGEFIQVRRSGSRDTMFCSPNELTRVRPSRASAGKWGGSGGSAASAGSAGRGASAGRGEKASAAAVAPAPTRSAPARSAASPGSPSPSPSRTPSTGGPSSATSSAPSSAASRPGSAGDQAGRPSGGPPAGSSGELSAGAAPARAAAKARAASAAADSVAAPAPAPGATGADPSTPPASAVPARPARARRDTARTSELSVTLSATAEGEWSVEVLAGKKRVVPSTAVPATAVAAAARALPVAVAEAVESSLEGARRRQRERVEQLRAELDAAQRVLDEFEA; from the coding sequence ATGACGGTGCCGCACGCGCTCACCGAGCCGGACGTGGTGGAACTGCGCAGGGAGACGGCCGCGAGCGGGCCGGTCACGGTGTGGTTCACCGAGGCCGCCGTCGGCGTGCCGGTGGGCGGCTCGGCCAAGGTCGTGGCGGTCGGGGAGGCCGGCGAGGGGGAGTTCATCCAGGTCCGGCGCTCCGGCTCCCGCGACACGATGTTCTGCTCGCCCAACGAGCTCACCCGTGTCCGGCCGAGCCGGGCGTCGGCGGGGAAGTGGGGCGGGTCGGGCGGGAGCGCCGCGTCGGCCGGGAGCGCGGGGCGCGGCGCGTCCGCGGGGCGCGGGGAGAAGGCGTCCGCCGCTGCGGTGGCACCCGCGCCCACGCGGTCGGCTCCGGCGCGGTCGGCGGCGTCGCCCGGCTCGCCGTCCCCTTCTCCGTCCCGCACGCCGAGCACGGGTGGGCCGTCGTCGGCCACCTCGTCCGCGCCGTCGTCCGCTGCGTCGCGGCCCGGCTCGGCCGGCGACCAGGCGGGCCGCCCGTCCGGCGGGCCTCCGGCGGGCTCGTCCGGCGAGCTGTCGGCCGGAGCGGCTCCGGCCCGGGCGGCGGCGAAGGCCCGGGCCGCTTCGGCTGCGGCGGACTCGGTTGCGGCTCCGGCCCCGGCTCCCGGCGCCACGGGGGCCGACCCGTCGACGCCACCGGCGTCCGCCGTCCCGGCCCGTCCCGCCCGCGCGCGGCGCGACACCGCGCGCACCTCGGAGCTGAGCGTCACCCTCAGCGCCACCGCCGAGGGGGAGTGGAGCGTCGAGGTGCTGGCCGGGAAGAAGCGCGTGGTGCCGTCCACGGCGGTCCCGGCCACCGCCGTCGCCGCGGCGGCGCGGGCGCTGCCCGTCGCGGTCGCGGAGGCCGTCGAGTCCTCGCTCGAGGGTGCGCGCCGCCGCCAGCGCGAGCGCGTGGAGCAGCTGCGCGCCGAGCTCGACGCGGCGCAGCGCGTCCTCGACGAGTTCGAGGCCTGA
- a CDS encoding three-helix bundle dimerization domain-containing protein: protein MTGTPIPRAHDGVPVADITERLMAEFGAVVPLSEISAAVVRALRDLAGVPVGALPELVERLARQVLREAGGEG from the coding sequence ATGACCGGCACACCGATCCCACGCGCTCACGACGGGGTCCCCGTCGCCGACATCACCGAGCGGCTGATGGCCGAGTTCGGGGCCGTCGTCCCGCTCTCGGAGATCAGCGCGGCGGTGGTGCGAGCGCTGCGCGACCTGGCCGGGGTGCCGGTCGGCGCACTCCCGGAGCTGGTGGAGCGCCTCGCGCGGCAGGTCCTGCGCGAGGCGGGCGGCGAGGGCTGA
- a CDS encoding CGNR zinc finger domain-containing protein — MSLSASARYDVDLAPTGLALVHDFLNTRAAGRPRQADLLADLGTARAWFDGAVDLWAERTGAPRPEVEPFAAGDLPRLLRMREQLTVLLRARDGEESDAAEGRALTGRVRLTLGPDGVLVAEPRGDGREWLTGALLAEVQRAQQTDTWRRLKVCRSHLCSGAFYDRSRNNSGVWHDVRVCGNAVNLRASRARRRAADPAT; from the coding sequence ATGTCCCTGTCCGCCTCGGCGCGCTACGACGTCGATCTCGCCCCGACCGGGCTCGCGCTGGTGCACGACTTCCTCAACACCCGCGCCGCCGGGCGTCCCCGCCAGGCCGACCTGCTCGCCGACCTCGGCACGGCCCGCGCGTGGTTCGACGGCGCGGTGGACCTGTGGGCGGAGCGGACGGGGGCGCCGCGGCCCGAGGTCGAGCCGTTCGCCGCGGGCGACCTGCCGCGCCTGCTCCGGATGCGCGAGCAGCTCACGGTCCTGCTGCGCGCGCGCGACGGCGAGGAGTCCGACGCCGCGGAGGGCCGGGCGCTCACCGGGCGCGTCCGCCTGACGCTGGGCCCCGACGGCGTGCTCGTGGCCGAGCCGCGCGGCGACGGGCGCGAATGGCTCACCGGCGCGCTGCTCGCGGAGGTCCAGCGCGCGCAGCAGACCGACACCTGGCGACGGCTGAAGGTCTGCCGCAGCCACCTCTGCTCCGGCGCGTTCTACGACCGCTCGCGCAACAACAGCGGGGTGTGGCACGACGTGCGGGTGTGCGGCAACGCGGTCAACCTCCGCGCCTCCCGCGCCCGGCGGCGGGCGGCGGACCCGGCGACCTGA
- a CDS encoding protein adenylyltransferase SelO produces the protein MTAAATLLDLDDAFARALPDLATPWSAAAFPDPRLVVLNEPLAAELGVDPAALRTPAGTGLLVGRVPDGVRTVAQVYAGHQFGHYQPRLGDGRALLLGEVRDVAGRRRDLHLKGSGRTPYARNGDGKAVLGPMLREYVLGEAMHALGIPTTRALSVVATGEQVPRERLLPGAVLCRVAASHLRVGTFSYAAATGDAALLRDLADHAIERHHPDLAGAPDRYLGLLRGVADAQADLVARWMLVGFVHGVMNTDNTTISGETIDYGPCAFLDVHDPAAVFSSIDHRGRYAYGNQPSMVLWNLARFAEALLPLLHDDTDAAVEAATEVLQGFAPRYQAAHDRGMAAKLGLDAPDPALAADLLELLHAQRVDHTGFFRALSAGSARDLFTDRAPFEAWAARRDALLPADRAAVAAAMDAVNPVNIPRNHRVEQALDAATAGDTGPLHRLLDAVTHPFDDRPDLADLAEPPEDATPYVTYCGT, from the coding sequence GTGACTGCCGCGGCCACCCTCCTCGACCTCGACGACGCGTTCGCCCGCGCCCTCCCCGACCTCGCGACGCCGTGGAGCGCCGCGGCGTTCCCCGACCCGCGGCTGGTGGTGCTCAACGAGCCGCTCGCCGCGGAGCTCGGCGTCGACCCCGCCGCCCTGCGCACGCCCGCCGGCACGGGGCTGCTCGTCGGCCGGGTCCCCGACGGCGTCCGCACGGTCGCGCAGGTCTACGCGGGCCACCAGTTCGGCCACTACCAGCCCCGCCTGGGCGACGGCCGCGCGCTGCTGCTCGGCGAGGTCCGCGACGTCGCCGGGCGCCGCCGCGACCTGCACCTCAAGGGCTCCGGCCGCACCCCCTACGCCCGCAACGGCGACGGCAAGGCGGTGCTCGGCCCGATGCTGCGCGAGTACGTGCTGGGCGAGGCGATGCACGCGCTCGGGATCCCGACGACGCGGGCGCTGTCGGTCGTGGCCACGGGCGAGCAGGTCCCGCGCGAGCGGCTGCTGCCCGGGGCCGTGCTGTGCCGGGTCGCGGCGAGCCACCTGCGGGTCGGCACGTTCTCCTACGCCGCCGCCACGGGCGACGCCGCGCTGCTGCGCGACCTCGCCGACCACGCTATCGAGCGCCACCACCCCGATCTCGCGGGCGCCCCGGACCGGTACCTCGGCCTGCTCCGCGGCGTCGCCGACGCCCAGGCCGACCTGGTGGCCCGGTGGATGCTCGTCGGGTTCGTGCACGGCGTGATGAACACCGACAACACCACGATCTCCGGCGAGACCATCGACTACGGCCCCTGCGCCTTCCTCGACGTCCACGACCCCGCCGCCGTCTTCAGCTCCATCGACCACAGGGGCCGCTACGCCTACGGCAACCAGCCCTCGATGGTGCTGTGGAACCTCGCCCGGTTCGCCGAGGCGCTCCTGCCGCTGCTGCACGACGACACCGACGCCGCCGTCGAGGCCGCGACCGAGGTGCTGCAGGGGTTCGCCCCGCGCTACCAGGCCGCCCACGACCGCGGGATGGCCGCCAAGCTCGGGCTCGACGCCCCCGATCCCGCGCTCGCCGCCGACCTGCTCGAGCTCCTGCACGCCCAGCGCGTCGACCACACGGGCTTCTTCCGCGCCCTGTCCGCCGGCTCGGCGCGCGACCTGTTCACCGACCGCGCCCCCTTCGAGGCCTGGGCCGCCCGCCGCGACGCCCTCCTGCCCGCCGACCGCGCGGCCGTCGCCGCCGCGATGGACGCCGTCAACCCGGTGAACATCCCGCGCAACCACCGCGTCGAGCAGGCCCTCGACGCGGCCACCGCGGGCGACACGGGCCCCCTGCACCGGCTGCTCGACGCCGTCACGCACCCCTTCGACGACCGTCCCGACCTGGCCGACCTCGCCGAGCCGCCGGAGGACGCCACGCCCTACGTCACCTACTGCGGCACCTGA
- a CDS encoding alpha/beta fold hydrolase: protein MVDADPPPFLVLVHGFLDDAAIWQPVLDELGASGKEAVAVDLAGMSGRPDEPGPYTLDRYVDDVTAAVDATTGPLVLVGQSMGAQIAELVAAARPDRVAGLALLAPVPLAGTHLPEEAVAPFKGLGGSADAQRCARQQLSASFPPAELDRLSTAGARIAVDAVPQFVDAWNTGDPAGTGPSAFTGPVLVLRGAADPFCTAEVVEAGVLSRFPGARTAAVEDAGHWVHAEQPRAVGEHLASLLAEMGAPAGNRAAGVERQGWTTAFEEKTPTAFGQAFAPTVQLQAGTLHRPVVGPEAVQQVMAAASGIYESLTFTHQAGAGVRTYLEWEATAFGGTRLQGVTVLTKDDEGRIVDVAIHHRPLAAALAFSRELGERLAGTIDRDHFHQG, encoded by the coding sequence ATGGTCGACGCCGACCCGCCCCCCTTCCTCGTCCTCGTCCACGGCTTCCTCGACGACGCCGCGATCTGGCAGCCCGTGCTCGACGAGCTCGGCGCCTCCGGGAAGGAGGCGGTGGCCGTCGACCTCGCCGGCATGTCCGGCCGCCCCGACGAGCCCGGCCCCTACACGCTCGACCGCTACGTCGACGACGTCACCGCGGCCGTCGACGCCACCACCGGGCCGCTCGTGCTGGTCGGGCAGAGCATGGGTGCGCAGATCGCCGAGCTCGTGGCGGCGGCGCGGCCCGACCGGGTCGCCGGCCTCGCCCTGCTCGCGCCGGTGCCGCTCGCCGGCACGCACCTGCCCGAGGAGGCCGTGGCCCCCTTCAAAGGACTGGGCGGCAGCGCCGACGCCCAGCGCTGCGCGCGGCAGCAGCTCAGCGCGAGCTTCCCGCCCGCCGAGCTCGACCGCCTGAGCACCGCCGGCGCGCGCATCGCCGTCGACGCCGTCCCGCAGTTCGTCGACGCCTGGAACACCGGCGACCCCGCGGGCACCGGGCCGTCGGCGTTCACCGGCCCCGTCCTCGTGCTGCGCGGCGCCGCCGACCCTTTCTGCACGGCCGAGGTCGTGGAGGCCGGGGTGCTGTCGCGGTTCCCCGGGGCGCGCACCGCCGCCGTCGAGGACGCCGGGCACTGGGTGCACGCCGAGCAGCCCCGCGCGGTGGGCGAGCACCTGGCCTCCCTGCTCGCGGAGATGGGCGCACCGGCGGGCAACCGCGCCGCCGGCGTCGAGCGCCAGGGCTGGACCACGGCGTTCGAGGAGAAGACGCCCACCGCGTTCGGGCAGGCGTTCGCCCCGACCGTGCAGCTGCAGGCCGGCACCCTGCACCGGCCCGTCGTCGGCCCGGAGGCGGTGCAGCAGGTGATGGCCGCGGCGAGCGGGATCTACGAGTCGCTGACGTTCACCCACCAGGCCGGCGCGGGCGTGCGCACCTACCTCGAGTGGGAGGCCACCGCGTTCGGCGGGACGCGGCTCCAGGGCGTGACCGTGCTGACGAAGGACGACGAGGGCCGGATCGTCGACGTCGCCATCCACCACCGCCC
- a CDS encoding flavin reductase family protein, giving the protein MIIDASTLDAAASYKLLIGSVLPRAIGWVSTVSTTGVANLAPISFFTVVGRVPPMVSLSMQPRSTGELKDTFVNIRETGEFCTNLVSLPHAHQAHRSAAEFDSEIDEFEAVGLRKAACEVVSAPRVEGAPISFECTLDRIIPMGDQGDHVVFGEVRRFHIRDDLYLDGGRIDIAALHPVGRLAAEYTLVENVFTTPLEDGLVDGRRGSRMQRLDDRPTEFSPIDTAAWSASGAVRD; this is encoded by the coding sequence ATGATCATCGACGCCTCGACCCTGGACGCCGCCGCCTCCTACAAGCTGCTCATCGGGAGCGTCCTGCCGCGGGCGATCGGCTGGGTCAGCACCGTGTCGACGACGGGCGTGGCGAACCTCGCCCCGATCTCGTTCTTCACCGTCGTCGGGCGGGTCCCGCCGATGGTGTCGCTGTCGATGCAGCCGCGCTCGACCGGCGAGCTGAAGGACACCTTCGTCAACATCCGTGAGACCGGCGAGTTCTGCACCAACCTCGTGTCGCTGCCGCACGCCCACCAGGCGCACCGCAGTGCGGCCGAGTTCGACTCCGAGATCGACGAGTTCGAGGCCGTCGGCCTGCGCAAGGCGGCGTGCGAGGTCGTCTCGGCGCCGCGCGTCGAGGGGGCGCCCATCTCCTTCGAGTGCACGCTCGACCGGATCATCCCGATGGGCGACCAGGGCGACCACGTCGTGTTCGGCGAGGTCCGCCGCTTCCACATCCGCGACGACCTCTACCTCGACGGCGGCCGCATCGACATCGCCGCCCTGCACCCGGTCGGCCGCCTCGCCGCCGAGTACACGCTGGTCGAGAACGTGTTCACGACCCCGCTCGAGGACGGCCTGGTCGACGGCCGACGCGGCTCGCGGATGCAGCGCCTCGACGACCGCCCCACGGAGTTCTCGCCGATCGACACCGCGGCGTGGTCCGCCTCCGGTGCCGTCCGCGACTGA